A single window of Dermacentor albipictus isolate Rhodes 1998 colony chromosome 1, USDA_Dalb.pri_finalv2, whole genome shotgun sequence DNA harbors:
- the PIG-P gene encoding phosphatidylinositol N-acetylglucosaminyltransferase subunit P, translating into MAIKTPAPLASRAIYGYVLYVSCHLGLALYVLWAYIPSSWLKAMGITYFPDKVWAIAVPLAGVVAILVFGFVLYPAIIAFATAPMDSPSTICDKYSVYEYRKPPIDGAIPPIKDVHISQVCSELYGSDCQN; encoded by the coding sequence ATGGCCATCAAGACACCGGCGCCTTTGGCCAGCCGGGCAATCTATGGCTATGTTTTGTATGTGTCGTGCCACTTGGGACTTGCTCTTTATGTGCTTTGGGCATACATCCCAAGCTCTTGGCTGAAGGCAATGGGCATCACCTACTTTCCTGACAAGGTGTGGGCCATTGCCGTGCCTCTGGCTGGTGTCGTGGCCATACTGGTGTTTGGCTTCGTGCTCTATCCCGCCATCATCGCCTTTGCTACAGCCCCAATGGACTCTCCATCCACCATTTGTGATAAGTACTCCGTTTATGAGTACAGAAAGCCACCCATTGATGGTGCCATACCACCAATCAAGGACGTCCACATTTCACAGGTGTGCAGTGAACTGTACGGAAGTGACTGCCAGAATTAA